In Mytilus edulis chromosome 4, xbMytEdul2.2, whole genome shotgun sequence, the following proteins share a genomic window:
- the LOC139519590 gene encoding uncharacterized protein, translated as MTSRCASCLRGGDVEKPTHWCSDCSEPLCGDCYRYHMKSKVSTKHKIITIGNVSDLSPAVLNLSYKCKIHPDQSLAFFCPSHDMMCCVSCIPQNHKQCDQLITLDNEAENVKRSKFLQALEMRLQETKLKLTEFVKKKNENVSVLNDQKDKIQKEIGYIRKSISDHFDKIENQLYNALTRAHDLCHRTLEEGIEQIQERLNKMDVWHKDIATLKENASDVHIFTVVKTIQPLQNKQEAYLNTLQDEYSKLNIEFIGEEAWRHLIADVPSFGEISVTESNPAKGKDYLHFKRNNIATTLSEQLIKIPENRIFNFVTAKLDKGTKIRSACFLADNRLLLASFNDTCVYVCNKDGDKKKKIPLHFKLSDLSFFDKQHVIIGTGSSIRTFKTSTLSLGECISDYIRNDVISSANNQIAIRSPSGTISVLDVTGKLLRELKVRSYGYITIDRFGRVYYTNNAKNEVHCFYPNGSHKCIYRHERLKDPSGMTTDDAGNVYVAGHLSHNIHKISGQGKKHEIILSYKDGIIHPQRIAFQDKSKELLVINNEWRSVDIYQLQ; from the exons ATGACATCCCGTTGTGCTTCTTGTCTTCGTGGTGGTGATGTAGAAAAGCCGACTCATTGGTGTAGCGACTGCTCGGAACCTCTTTGTGGTGATTGTTACAGATATCATATGAAATCGAAGGTATCAACAAAGCATAAGATTATAACGATTGGTAATGTGTCTGATCTCAGTCCAGCTGTCTTAAATCTTTCGTATAAATGTAAAATTCATCCTGACCAATCGCTTGCTTTCTTTTGTCCGTCACATGATATGATGTGCTGTGTGTCCTGTATACCACAAAACCACAAACAATGCGATCAACTGATAACACTGGATAATGAGGCAGAAAATGTCAAAAGAAGTAAATTCTTACAAGCTCTAGAGATGAGATTACAGGAAACAAAACTGAAATTGACAGAATTCGTGAAAAAGAAAAACGAAAATGTTTCAGTCTTAAATGACCAAAAGgacaaaatacaaaaagaaattggATACATTCGAAAGAGTATCAGCGATCATTTCGATAAGATTGAAAATCAACTTTATAATGCCTTAACAAGAGCACACGATTTATGCCATCGAACTTTGGAAGAAGGAATAGAGCAGATCCAAGAAAGACTTAACAAAATGGATGTATGGCATAAAGATATAGCAACACTCAAGGAAAACGCTTCAGATGTTCACATATTTACTGTTGTAAAAACTATCCAACCTCTTCAAAATAAACAAGAGGCATACTTAAACACATTGCAG gaTGAATACAGTAAGCTGAACATAGAATTCATTGGTGAGGAAGCGTGGCGACATCTTATTGCCGATGTTCCCTCTTTCGGAGAAATTTCTGTTACAGAGTCGAACCCTGCGAAAGGCAAGGATTATCTTCACTTCAAACGCAATAATATAGCAACGACTCTTAGCGAACAACTAATCAAAATACCAGAGAACAGaatattcaattttgtaacaGCTAAACTCGACAAAGGAACAAAAATTAGAAGCGCGTGCTTTTTAGCAGACAATAGACTCCTTCTGGCAAGTTTTAACGACACGTGTGTTTACGTTTGTAACAAAGATGGggacaaaaagaagaaaataccGCTACATTTTAAACTGTCCGATCTTAGTTTCTTTGATAAGCAACATGTAATAATAGGTACAGGTTCAAGCATTAGAACTTTCAAAACCAGTACTTTAAGTCTTGGCGAATGTATTTCGGATTATATAAGAAATGATGTGATATCGTCTGCAAATAATCAAATAGCCATTCGATCACCTTCAGGTACCATTTCAGTTTTGGACGTAACAGGAAAATTATTACGAGAACTTAAAGTACGCTCTTACGGGTATATCACAATAGACAGATTTGGTCGTGTTTATTATACAAACAACGCAAAAAACGAGGTGCACTGTTTTTACCCCAATGGTTCCCATAAATGTATTTACCGACACGAAAGACTAAAAGATCCCTCTGGGATGACCACTGACGACGCCGGAAATGTCTACGTAGCTGGACATCTGTCTcacaatattcataaaatttcCGGCCAaggaaaaaaacatgaaattattctttcatataaAGATGGTATTATTCATCCGCAACGTATTGCATTTCAAGACAAATCGAAAGAACTCTTGGTTATTAACAATGAATGGAGATCTGTTGACATATACCAATTACAATAA